A window from Salvia miltiorrhiza cultivar Shanhuang (shh) chromosome 2, IMPLAD_Smil_shh, whole genome shotgun sequence encodes these proteins:
- the LOC131008026 gene encoding uncharacterized protein LOC131008026: MLEAVRSGLRERQFQKLKHVESVSDVLTPAVRKKVEKLKSLARFCTAHPGLGGKFEVENKDDRFIVSLPERNCSCRVWELTGIPCIHAISAIHFMKEDPANYVHKYLTTETYLKAYSYPLEPINGERQWPKAVGYPVQPPQVRVMPGRPKKKRRRDQDEKDPKNPSRLTRAGTVMTCQNCFQLGHNSRGCKNETVEKEKPEKRKPGRPRKHPMPDDDVNSGGASKSKKKSKSKTLAMERAQASKGVGHFVGEETGNSYICSGSIVHQVPRGEELSSQVPTQQSQTKN, from the exons ATGTTGGAAGCAGTTAGAAGTGGCCTTAGGGAGAGACAATTTCAGAAGTTAAAACATGTTGAAAGTGTGTCTGATGTGTTAACACCTGCTGTtagaaaaaaagttgaaaaattGAAGAGTTTGGCTAGGTTCTGTACAGCTCACCCTGGGCTAGGGGGTAAGTTTGAGGTTGAGAACAAGGATGATAGATTCATAGTTTCTTTACCTGAAAGAAACTGCAGCTGTAGAGTTTGGGAGCTCACTGGCATTCCATGTATCCATGCCATTTCTGCTATCCATTTCATGAAGGAAGATCCAGCCAATTATGTCCACAAGTACCTGACTACTGAGACCTACTTGAAAGCATATTCATATCCATTGGAGCCAATAAATGGTGAAAGACAATGGCCCAAGGCAGTAGGCTATCCAGTTCAACCTCCACAAGTGAGGGTGATGCCTGGGAGGCCAAAGAAGAAAAGGAGAAGGGATCAGGATGAGAAGGATCCCAAAAATCCTTCTAGACTGACTAGGGCAGGGACTGTTATGACATGCCAAAATTGTTTTCAGTTAGGTCACAATTCCAGAGGGTGCAAGAATGAGACTGTGGAGAAAGAGAAGCCAGAAAAGAGAAAGCCAGGAAGACCAAGGAAACACCCTATGCCAGATGATGATGTGAACTCAGGTGGAGCAAGTAAGAGTAAGAAGAAGAGTAAGAGTAAGACCCTAGCTATGGAACGAGCACAG GCATCAAAGGGTGTAGGGCACTTTGTGGGAGAGGAGACAGGAAACTCTTACATTTGCTCTGGGAGTATAGTGCATCAAGTACCAAGAGGGGAAGAACTATCATCTCAAGTGCCAACCCAACAATCCCAAACCAAGAACTGA
- the LOC131011307 gene encoding chromatin remodeling protein EBS-like isoform X2 has product MAKTRPGKRDVDSYTIRGTNKVVKESNTAPYVARVEKIEADNRNNMKVRVRWYYRPEEAVGGRRQFHGAKELFLSDHHDTQSAHTIEGKCIVHSFKNYTKLQNVGPEDYYCRFEYKPATGAFLPDRVAVYCKCEMPYNPDDLMIQCDECKDWYHPACVDMTVEQAKQLDHFICAEHGSDEDVKKLQETSLTNGKAETKRQRK; this is encoded by the exons ATGGCGAAAACGAGACCTGGAAAGAGAGATGTAGATTCTTACACAATTAGAGGCACCAACAAAGTTGTTAAAG AAAGTAACACCGCGCCTTATGTGGCACGGGTGGAGAAGATTGAGGCTGATAACCGTAACAATATGAAAGTCCGGGTGAGGTGGTACTACAGGCCAGAGGAAGCAGTCGGAGGAAGAAGACAGTTCCATGGAGCCAAGGAATTGTTCTTATCAGATCACCATGACACACAGAGTGCTCACACTATCGAGGGAAAATGCATTGTTCACTCTTTCAAGAATTATACTAAGCTGCAGAATGTTGGCCCTGAGGATTACTATTGCCGCTTTGAGTATAAACCTGCGACTGGAGCTTTTCTGCCAGATCGTGTGGCGGT GTATTGCAAATGTGAGATGCCCTACAATCCTGATGACCTGATGATACAATGCGACGAATGCAAAGACTG GTACCATCCTGCTTGTGTAGACATGACAGTGGAACAGGCAAAGCAATTGGATCACTTTATTTGCGCTGAACATGGATCTGATGAAGACGTAAAAAAACTCCAAGAAACCTCACTTACAAATGGCAAA GCAGAGACAAAGCGGCAGAGGAAGTAA
- the LOC131011307 gene encoding chromatin remodeling protein EBS-like isoform X1, translating into MAKTRPGKRDVDSYTIRGTNKVVKAGDCVLMRPSESNTAPYVARVEKIEADNRNNMKVRVRWYYRPEEAVGGRRQFHGAKELFLSDHHDTQSAHTIEGKCIVHSFKNYTKLQNVGPEDYYCRFEYKPATGAFLPDRVAVYCKCEMPYNPDDLMIQCDECKDWYHPACVDMTVEQAKQLDHFICAEHGSDEDVKKLQETSLTNGKAETKRQRK; encoded by the exons ATGGCGAAAACGAGACCTGGAAAGAGAGATGTAGATTCTTACACAATTAGAGGCACCAACAAAGTTGTTAAAG CTGGAGATTGTGTCTTGATGCGGCCATCAGAAAGTAACACCGCGCCTTATGTGGCACGGGTGGAGAAGATTGAGGCTGATAACCGTAACAATATGAAAGTCCGGGTGAGGTGGTACTACAGGCCAGAGGAAGCAGTCGGAGGAAGAAGACAGTTCCATGGAGCCAAGGAATTGTTCTTATCAGATCACCATGACACACAGAGTGCTCACACTATCGAGGGAAAATGCATTGTTCACTCTTTCAAGAATTATACTAAGCTGCAGAATGTTGGCCCTGAGGATTACTATTGCCGCTTTGAGTATAAACCTGCGACTGGAGCTTTTCTGCCAGATCGTGTGGCGGT GTATTGCAAATGTGAGATGCCCTACAATCCTGATGACCTGATGATACAATGCGACGAATGCAAAGACTG GTACCATCCTGCTTGTGTAGACATGACAGTGGAACAGGCAAAGCAATTGGATCACTTTATTTGCGCTGAACATGGATCTGATGAAGACGTAAAAAAACTCCAAGAAACCTCACTTACAAATGGCAAA GCAGAGACAAAGCGGCAGAGGAAGTAA